The genomic window CTTCGTGATAAGCCAGTTTAACAAAAGTAGAGAGGATACCAAAACTGCAGGCACCAAAAAAGACAAGGAGGATTCCTTTTAACATATTTATATTATCTAACCACAGAGAAAAAGAGTTTTTCACCGAGTACGCAGAGGCTCTGTTTCTCTGTGCACTTCTTAGTGTACTTTGTGGTTAAAAACTAAGCCAATTGTTGTAAATATTTATGAACGGTTGTTTCTAAACCTAAATAAAGCGCATCACTAATGAGCGCATGACCAATTGAAACTTCTAATAAACCTGGGATGCTCTGCGCAAAATAATGTAGGTTGTGTAAGTCGAGATCATGCCCTGCATTAATTCCCAAGCCTAATTTGTTGGCATGATGTGCCGCAGCAATGTAACTCACTACTGCCTTTTCGCGATCGGCAAAATAATTATGCGCATAAGCCTCGGTATATAATTCAATCCGGTCTGTTCCGGTTTCTACTGCGCCCTCTACCATCTCTACAACCGGATCTACAAAAATAGAAACACGGATGCCTTCCTTCTGGAAAACAGCAACCATTTCTTTCAGGTAGTCCTTATGTTTAACCGTATCCCAGCCGTGGTTTGAAGTAATCTGACCTTCGGCATCAGGCACCAGCGTAACCTGGGCAGGTTTGTTAGCTAAAACCAGATCAACAAATTTATCTTCCCTACAATTCCCTTCAATATTGAATTCTGTCGCTATAACAGCCTTTAAATCGTAAACATCCTGGTAACGGATATGGCGTTCATCAGGCCGTGGATGCACGGTAATTCCCTGTGCGCCGAAACGTTCGCAATCTAATGCAACCTTAACCAGATCAGGATTATTACCCCCGCGACTGTTGCGAA from Flavobacterium sp. W4I14 includes these protein-coding regions:
- a CDS encoding pyridoxine 5-phosphate synthase (product_source=KO:K03474; cath_funfam=3.20.20.70; cog=COG0854; ko=KO:K03474; pfam=PF03740; superfamily=63892; tigrfam=TIGR00559), which gives rise to MTKLSVNINKIATLRNSRGGNNPDLVKVALDCERFGAQGITVHPRPDERHIRYQDVYDLKAVIATEFNIEGNCREDKFVDLVLANKPAQVTLVPDAEGQITSNHGWDTVKHKDYLKEMVAVFQKEGIRVSIFVDPVVEMVEGAVETGTDRIELYTEAYAHNYFADREKAVVSYIAAAHHANKLGLGINAGHDLDLHNLHYFAQSIPGLLEVSIGHALISDALYLGLETTVHKYLQQLA